A region of the Candidatus Kryptonium sp. genome:
TCGTGACTTTAACAATCAATGATACATTAAGAGGATGCATCGGTTATGTTGAAGCTGTAAAGTCGCTTGCTGAAACTGTGAACGAGGTCGCGGCAAAATCAGCGCTTGAAGATCCGCGTTTTCCTCCAGTTGAACCTTTTGAAATTGATAAAATTGAAATTGAGATATCTGTTTTGTCGCCTTTGAGTGCTGTTGAATCAATTGATGAAATAAAAATTGGTGAACATGGATTGATGATAAAAAAAGGTTGGCGCAGGGGTTTGCTCTTACCTCAAGTTGCAATTGAACATAACTTAA
Encoded here:
- the amrA gene encoding AmmeMemoRadiSam system protein A, whose translation is MNLTDEEKIELLRIARNSIVSVVNGGDLPEVEPKTENLKTPCGAFVTLTINDTLRGCIGYVEAVKSLAETVNEVAAKSALEDPRFPPVEPFEIDKIEIEISVLSPLSAVESIDEIKIGEHGLMIKKGWRRGLLLPQVAIEHNLTKEEFLEHTCLKAGLPPDCWKDKDTEIFKFTAIVFKESDFKLKTGENI